A section of the Humulus lupulus chromosome 2, drHumLupu1.1, whole genome shotgun sequence genome encodes:
- the LOC133815523 gene encoding uncharacterized protein LOC133815523: MGYDDGDTTQKLALGEVQTGKDRGKAVALHSIAWDGILLLLLCSTIQNQKREGTMVKTCGASSKKTPASQSRKVSSPSPPPFVSTTPPSVPAPATSVGKTCKSKARKKVFSLSNEHPMVFLDITTDIVDIAPPSKVVVPSRAKKPSPLSIDSSPTVRAKSKSVSSSSKVAAAGLLKLPLKPSQSKKNYVAPKRKLGLDTSFSPLTAAKKRLKAHPPSLSSSESDPEEGKFESEATRDTTLSDETVPDNAESEAESDEPEQEDIVPSEQEAESDSEPVASPLSSKAKGKRPISDSTPSGKHSGVNFKPYSSTFCYNDNAHDMVLYAQKKFMIERNYVLSDHRPYGVLTMLQDRKWTGSLVKFIGFVDRIVKEFYANLTNEIIEPKSPLYCKVFVRGHWFSFSPQDIAHALHLPLDVKDDDDLATLDKDTIITELVGQKMVWPSNTVISISNLTYTYVVLHKFATMNWKPTSHTTTISFDMASFLYKKKDLQRDQEDLVAPTTLASYKASAPPAEAADAPSTKKVKPQSLKFASDDIPHASSSVPTDSGLIATEIAAVRASVDSLAARVMSIEGLQRSVLDAVQTLSKDPVV; the protein is encoded by the exons AGAAGGAACAATGGTGAAAACGTGTGGAGCTTCCTCTAAGAAGACCCCTGCTTCTCAATCCAGAAAGGTGTCCTCTCCATCACCTCCCCCATTTGTGTCAACGACGCCTCCATCTGTTCCAGCACCTGCCACATCTGTTGGGAAGACTTGCAAATCCAAGGCGCGCAAGAAGGTGTTCTCCCTCTCTAATGAACACCCCATGGTGTTTCTTGATATCACAACTGATATTGTTGATATTGCACCACCATCTAAAGTGGTGGTGCCCTCTCGAGCCAAGAAGCCATCTCCTCTTTCGATTGATTCATCTCCGACGGTTAGGGCAAAATCAAAATCTGTTTCATCTTCTTCCAAAGTTGCTGCTGCTGGGTTACTCAAACTGCCCTTGAAGCCGAGCCAGTCCAAGAAAAATTATGTGGCTCCCAAAAGAAAATTGGGGTTGGACACGTCTTTTTCCCCCTTGACTGCTGCCAAGAAAAGATTGAAGGCTCATCCCCCTTCTCTGTCTTCCTCCGAATCTGACCCTGAGGAAGGAAAGTTTGAATCTGAAGCAACCCGTGATACCACCTTATCTGATGAAACTGTTCCTGACAATGCAGaatcagaggctgagtctgatgAGCCAGAACAAGAAGACATTGTCCCCTCTGAACAAGAAGCCGAATCTGACTCAGAGCCAGTTGCATCTCCTTTGTCATCCAAGGCTAAAGGGAAGAGACCTATTTCTGATTCTACACCTTCTGGAAAACATTCAGGTGtaaatttcaaaccttattctTCAACTTTTTGTTATAATGATAATGCTCATGATATGGTTCTCTATGCTCAAAAGAAATTTATGATTGAGAGAAATTATGTCTTGAGTGATCATCGACCTTATGGTGTGCTAACAATGCTTCAAGATCGAAAATGGACAGGTTCTTTGGTTAAATTTATtggttttgtggatagaatagtcaaggaattctatgccaatcttACTAATGAAATTATTGAACCTAAATCTCCTCTGTATTGTAAAGTGTTTGTTAGGGGCCATTGGTTCTCTTTCTCTCCTCAAGATATTGCCCATGCTTTGCATCTTCCTCTTGATGTCAAGGATGATGATGATCTTGCCACTCTTGACAAGGATACGATTATCACTGAATTAGTAGGGCAAAAAATGGTATGGCCATCTAATACAGTCATCTCGATCTCTAATCTCACCTACACTTATGTTGTCCTCCATAAGTTTGCCACAATGAATTGGAAACCAACTTCTCACACCACAACTATCTCATTTGACATGGCCTCGTTTTTGTACAAG AAAAAAGATCTCCAACGTGATCAAGAAGACTTGGTGGCTCCCACAACTCTTGCTTCCTACAAGGCCTCTGCTCCTCCTGCTGAAGCCGCTGATGCTCCATCAACCAAGAAAGTCAAGCCCCAATCTCTGAAGTTTGCCTCGGATGACATTCCTCATGCATCCTCCTCTGTTCCCACAGATTCAGGACTTATTGCTACAGAAATAGCTGCTGTTCGAGCCTCTGTTGATTCTTTGGCTGCTCGAGTGATGTCGATTGAAGGACTGCAACGTTCTGTGTTGGATGCTGTTCAAACTCTGTCCAAAGATCCAGtcgtttag